One genomic segment of Aquamicrobium lusatiense includes these proteins:
- the xdhC gene encoding xanthine dehydrogenase accessory protein XdhC, with protein MASTVRNLKSFLAGAGRFAQVRVAGTKGSTPRETGTWMLVSMLTTYGTIGGGQLEYMAIDKARQVLGRPDDASTMLDVPLGPEIGQCCGGRVEVEIRLGDDELASALIREAEQEEAGLPHFYIFGGGHVGKAIAAAVALLPVRAIVVETRANELEGISPGVETMLTPMPEEAVRAAPAGSAFAILTHDHALDFLIVAEALKRSDAAYVGMIGSKTKKATFRSWFLKTAGGTEMQFARLISPIGGEAVRDKRPAVIAALAAAEIMSSLAFYVVGQRSLSAMSEAGKSNAARPGS; from the coding sequence GTGGCCTCGACCGTTCGCAATCTGAAATCCTTCCTTGCCGGTGCGGGCAGGTTCGCGCAGGTCAGGGTCGCGGGAACCAAAGGCTCCACGCCGCGTGAGACCGGCACATGGATGCTGGTGTCGATGCTGACCACATACGGCACCATCGGCGGCGGCCAGCTCGAATATATGGCGATCGACAAGGCACGGCAGGTTCTCGGCCGACCCGACGATGCGTCCACCATGCTCGATGTGCCGCTGGGTCCGGAAATCGGCCAGTGCTGCGGAGGACGCGTCGAGGTTGAAATCCGGCTTGGCGATGACGAGCTGGCATCCGCGCTGATCCGCGAGGCGGAGCAGGAGGAGGCGGGTTTGCCTCACTTCTATATCTTCGGCGGCGGTCATGTCGGCAAGGCGATCGCGGCGGCTGTGGCGCTTCTGCCCGTGCGCGCGATCGTCGTCGAAACCCGGGCCAACGAACTGGAAGGTATTTCGCCCGGCGTGGAAACGATGCTGACGCCGATGCCGGAGGAGGCGGTGCGAGCGGCGCCTGCCGGCTCGGCCTTCGCCATCCTGACCCACGATCACGCGCTGGATTTCCTGATCGTGGCCGAAGCCCTGAAGCGCAGCGACGCCGCCTATGTCGGCATGATCGGCTCGAAAACCAAGAAGGCCACCTTCCGAAGCTGGTTTCTCAAGACCGCAGGCGGCACGGAAATGCAGTTCGCGCGGCTGATTTCGCCAATCGGCGGCGAGGCGGTGCGCGACAAGCGGCCCGCGGTGATCGCAGCACTTGCCGCCGCCGAGATCATGTCGTCGCTGGCGTTCTACGTTGTCGGGCAGCGCAGCCTGTCTGCCATGTCTGAGGCAGGAAAAAGCAACGCCGCCCGGCCCGGATCGTAG
- the dps gene encoding DNA starvation/stationary phase protection protein Dps has protein sequence MATIQTHNDLKSNTRASSIEVLNARLADAIDLALITKQAHWNVKGPQFIAIHEMLDTFRTELDEHVDTIAERAVQLGGTAYGTSQVVARETTLRPYPTEIHKTKDHLAALIEAYAAAAKGARDAISETDEAGDADTADIFTAYSRSLDKFLWFLEAHTQEKE, from the coding sequence ATGGCAACGATCCAGACCCATAATGACCTGAAATCCAACACGCGCGCGTCCTCGATCGAGGTACTGAACGCGCGGCTGGCAGATGCCATCGATCTGGCGCTGATCACCAAGCAGGCACACTGGAACGTGAAGGGTCCTCAGTTCATCGCCATCCACGAGATGCTCGATACGTTCCGCACTGAACTGGACGAACATGTCGACACCATAGCCGAACGCGCCGTGCAGCTCGGCGGCACCGCCTACGGCACGTCGCAGGTCGTTGCCAGGGAAACCACCCTCAGGCCGTACCCGACCGAAATCCACAAGACCAAGGACCATCTGGCCGCACTCATCGAGGCCTATGCCGCCGCTGCCAAGGGCGCGCGTGATGCCATCAGCGAGACGGACGAAGCCGGCGATGCCGATACCGCCGATATCTTCACGGCCTATTCGCGCTCGCTCGACAAGTTCCTGTGGTTCCTGGAAGCCCACACCCAGGAAAAGGAATAA
- a CDS encoding LysR family transcriptional regulator: MAYLDNIAVFVRVVELGNLSAAGRDMRISPAVASNRIKELEKHLGVRLFNRTTRQLMPTEQGNVFYTGAKQILDAVAEAEAAVTALSGQPRGTIRVTAPLGLGRRLIASGIPEFHDKYPDIEVRLRLSDHNVDILKEGIDVAFRLGVIEDSSLRLRGILECERVLVASPDYLERRGEPADINELIQNKHDCLMLRFPGSREFYWILQTPNGPQKFEFRGPYDSDDGDVLTEWALGGRGIVNKPRFEVEPYLREGRLRVILQQTPPTPVQLAAVYPHKKLQDPKVRLLLDFMAERCQRLIRDALERRSPDAPADTAAKKPQHA, translated from the coding sequence ATGGCCTATCTCGACAATATCGCCGTTTTCGTCCGTGTCGTCGAACTGGGGAACCTGTCGGCGGCAGGACGGGATATGCGCATTTCGCCGGCCGTCGCGTCGAACCGTATCAAGGAGCTGGAAAAGCACCTCGGGGTGCGGCTGTTCAACCGCACCACGCGCCAGCTGATGCCGACCGAACAGGGCAATGTTTTCTACACCGGCGCGAAGCAGATCCTCGATGCAGTCGCCGAGGCAGAGGCGGCGGTGACGGCTCTTTCCGGCCAGCCGCGCGGCACCATCCGCGTCACAGCGCCGCTGGGGCTTGGCCGGCGCCTGATCGCGTCGGGCATTCCCGAGTTCCACGACAAATATCCCGACATAGAGGTGCGCCTGCGGCTTTCCGACCACAATGTCGATATTCTGAAAGAGGGCATCGACGTCGCGTTCCGGCTGGGGGTGATCGAGGATTCTTCGCTGCGCCTGCGCGGCATTCTGGAATGCGAGCGGGTGCTGGTTGCCTCGCCGGATTATCTGGAACGGCGGGGCGAGCCGGCCGACATCAACGAACTGATCCAGAACAAGCATGATTGCCTGATGCTGCGTTTTCCGGGATCGCGCGAGTTCTACTGGATTCTCCAAACGCCGAACGGGCCGCAGAAATTCGAGTTTCGCGGGCCCTACGACAGTGACGACGGCGACGTGCTGACGGAATGGGCGCTCGGGGGGCGCGGCATCGTCAACAAACCGCGTTTCGAGGTGGAGCCCTATCTGCGAGAGGGACGCCTGCGCGTCATTCTTCAGCAGACCCCGCCAACTCCGGTGCAGCTTGCCGCTGTCTATCCGCACAAGAAGCTGCAGGACCCGAAAGTGCGCCTGCTGCTCGATTTCATGGCGGAACGCTGCCAGAGGCTCATTCGCGACGCACTGGAGCGGCGATCCCCGGACGCGCCGGCGGATACAGCTGCCAAAAAGCCGCAGCACGCTTGA
- a CDS encoding urate hydroxylase PuuD — MLDFAIFWDWLSFAVRWLHVITAIAWIGSSFYFVALDLGLRQRAGLPEGAFGEEWQVHGGGFYHIQKYLVAPAAMPEHLTWFKWESYATWLSGFALLCVVYYASADLFLIDPNVLDVSVPVGIGISLATIGVGWLAYDNLCKLFLGKSDTGLMIFLYCILVFIAWGLTHLFTGRAAFLHLGAITATIMSANVFMVIIPNQKIVVADLIAGRKPDPKYGKIAKQRSVHNNYLTLPVLFLMLSNHYPLAFGTQYNWVIASLVFLIGVLIRHYFNTGHARKGNPTWTWLAAAILFVIIIWLSTVPKVLTGEPKAATTATGEVYIASTHFPAVRNTVMGRCAMCHASEPFYDGIYHAPKGVVLDSDEAIASHAREIYLQAGRSHAMPPANVTQMTDRERQLLIAWFEDGRE, encoded by the coding sequence ATGCTGGATTTCGCTATTTTCTGGGACTGGTTGTCGTTTGCCGTGCGCTGGCTGCACGTCATCACCGCCATTGCGTGGATCGGCTCGTCCTTCTACTTCGTCGCCCTCGATCTCGGGCTGCGCCAGCGTGCCGGCCTGCCTGAAGGCGCGTTCGGCGAGGAGTGGCAGGTCCACGGCGGAGGCTTCTACCACATACAGAAATATCTGGTCGCGCCGGCGGCCATGCCCGAACATCTGACATGGTTCAAATGGGAGAGCTACGCCACCTGGCTGTCTGGTTTCGCGCTTTTGTGCGTGGTCTACTATGCCAGCGCGGACCTCTTCCTGATCGACCCCAACGTGCTGGACGTGTCGGTTCCCGTCGGCATCGGCATTTCGCTGGCCACCATCGGCGTCGGCTGGCTGGCCTACGACAATCTGTGCAAGCTCTTCCTCGGCAAGAGCGACACCGGCCTGATGATCTTCCTCTACTGCATTCTGGTGTTCATTGCCTGGGGGCTGACGCATCTGTTCACCGGCCGCGCCGCCTTCCTGCATCTGGGCGCCATCACTGCCACCATCATGTCGGCCAACGTCTTCATGGTCATCATTCCCAACCAGAAGATCGTGGTCGCCGACCTCATCGCCGGCCGCAAGCCGGACCCGAAATACGGCAAGATCGCCAAGCAGCGCTCGGTGCACAACAACTACCTGACGCTGCCCGTCCTGTTCCTGATGCTGTCGAACCACTACCCGCTGGCGTTCGGCACGCAGTACAACTGGGTGATCGCCTCGCTGGTGTTCCTGATCGGCGTGCTGATCCGCCACTATTTCAACACCGGCCATGCCCGCAAGGGCAACCCGACCTGGACCTGGCTGGCGGCGGCCATCCTGTTCGTCATCATCATCTGGCTGTCGACCGTGCCGAAGGTGCTGACCGGCGAGCCAAAGGCCGCCACTACTGCAACGGGTGAAGTCTACATCGCCTCGACGCATTTTCCCGCCGTGCGCAATACGGTGATGGGGCGCTGTGCCATGTGCCATGCATCCGAGCCCTTCTATGACGGCATCTATCATGCGCCCAAGGGCGTGGTTCTGGACAGCGACGAGGCGATCGCCTCCCATGCCCGCGAAATTTATCTTCAGGCAGGCCGCAGCCATGCCATGCCGCCCGCCAACGTCACCCAGATGACCGACCGGGAACGCCAGTTGCTCATTGCATGGTTCGAAGACGGGCGCGAATGA